A stretch of DNA from Candida dubliniensis CD36 chromosome 6, complete sequence:
CCCTATCTGCTAGTATAAGATCAATAACACTTATCAACTTATCAAATTTAGTTTTGAGTTCATTTTGCATTTTCTCTGTGTATTTGTTAGAATTAGTAATCTCTTCCATTAGTGTTCTGTAAAACTCAGTAACATTCTCATAAACTTGTAGAATCTGATCTTTTGCAAATGGCAAACTAATCTGATGACATATGTTTCTTATTTCCCTGTAGTAACCGCTAAACGTTGTCCAGTATTGAGGCGAtttttccaacaacaagataCAAGTGTCAAAATTATGAGATTTACATTCACTGGGATAGGAGATTTCAGCATTCTCAAATTCACAAATCGACAATTGTATCGCAATCagtttttgttgaataGGTGAAATCGTCTCAATTCCTTCGGCACACTGATTGATTATTGGTTCCAATGCCATTTTAGCACAATCATTTCTCCAATTTTCagataattcaaatttgaaatcgCCCAAAAGCTGTAAATCTTGTGCATTAATAAAGGCTAAACAATATATAAACAAGGATATAATCATCAACTTTGGTGgattgtttaattaatcaCCAGATCATACTGGGTTTATTGGTCGTATTATATGGAtggtattatttttattgaaacCAATGTAAAACAACTCTGAAACACATTTGATTTAaggtttcttcttttatcACACCGGTTTTCCTTTctcttcaattgatcagACCAACATAACACTTCTTTTGAGAgtcattattaaaatatttgttgACTATTGACGTGAACGAGGAAAATGTGTTTGTTGAAAACTTTCTAATTTACAATTCCAATCGTTGTTTTGGtggagagaaaaaaaagtgcAGAATTATTGtgaaaattttcaaaagatCAAACTTCAGTTTCTCTATCCAAACAGCAGACTCAATGCTAGAAACAAACATATTAAGGGCATTACCACAGGTTAGAAGATACCTGGTGAAACACTCTCGATCTCCTTTTCTGTTTCTTCCAAATGAAACAAAGCATatatttgatgaagaaaaactaacaccagaagaaaataaagcAGCTATTCCCTTAAAACCAAATTACGAAAACTTGGAAAAAATCCACCATGAAGTGATAAATCCAGAAGAAATCTCAGATCTTGTAgttaaatttaattcaaatgataTTTTAGTAAGCATATTGTCAAATGATGGGTGTTTATTTGGCGACAAAAACTATTTGCTTACAGGAACAACCAAACCAACCAGATTTAAGGCTACAAGTATTTTGAATAGTTGGTGCCGAATTTTTAATAACCAAATTAAAGACTTGAAAGAAATTTCACCGATGCAATTCTGGGATCCTGTTGTGTCCCCACAAATCAGTAAAGCTATTGATGAGTATGGAGATAATTTTGAGAAACTTTTCAAAGAAACAAGAGCATTGAAGAAttccaaattgaaaaaacaCGGAGATATCCCCCCTTCAGAATTAGTGGACATGATTACAATGGATAACTTGTCACTTTATGTTTTAAACCAATTGAGTTCCATTGAATCTTTAGCAGCATTTGTTGCATTTATGAGGAATCATATTGAATATTATACAGTTGAGGGTTTGAGTGAGATATTAGCAAAGTTGACAGACATTTGCTATAGATTGCATGGTGATATTGATTACGAACTTTATTTATCAgtgaaacaaaaatatcCTGGTGTTATTCAGAAACTACCATCTGACACAGTTGATAAATTAGCCAATTTGTTAGCCTCAAAAAACTGGGAATTATCCAAAGAGTTGATCCAGGTGCTAATCAAACGAGATGTGTGTCCTTCggaaacaacaatgaaTGAGTTCTTGCTTAACTTTGTCAATAGTGATCCtgaaacaaaattgaaagagtTGTCATTTCTTAAACTGGCTATTTTCAGCAGAGGAGTGAATGAATTGTCTTTGCAAATActattatcaacaataagaAATATTCATGAGTTCAGTAAATTGATAGAGTTGATTAAAACTTCAAGTCAATGCCAACTCATTTTATCAAAGTACCAGCATATCTTGTTTGCAACTTTGAAAAGAGTATCTGCTAACTTGCCTTTACAAAAGGCACAATTTGTTAGAGTATTAACCGAAAAGAATGTTCAAGTTGACAACGActtgatgaagatattaaaaaaaCCAACTAGCTGATAAAGGTGCTGGTGATCGGTAGATAATATTATAAACTGTCTATTAATACatataaattattcattatGTTGGTCGtaaattttgtaattctaTGAACTCGTGTGGACTGCTTCCACGTCTAGAATCATCATTACTGATAAAATCTCTTGGCGCTACGATGCTGTCATCGTTATGTTCAGATAGTAGTGATCCAGCTGTGTTGGAAGTAGGTTGCTGGACGTCATCTCCATTTCTAGTGTAAAATCCATCTGTGTAAACATAAAATCCATCGTCACTGGCATTATCGTTCcaaaaatcatcaacataGGTTTTCCTCATTATTCTCATATCATCGTTAGCATATCGATATTCACTTTCAAAGAACTTTCTTGAAGATATCGAACGTTTGATGAAACACAACATTGATGTAACCAAAGCCATCAGCACAATCGGTATTAACTGTAACCATCCAAGGTACGATAAATTTGGAgtgaataataaaatatcagCCAAAAATGCCAACAACGTGGTTAAcactgaaaaaaaagtaaataCCAACATTAGGTTTAGAAAAGGagttaaatcaaatattgttttgttaATCGTTAAGCTTGCCCCctggttattattatttgcaTTGTCgttgttttcttcttcctcgGTTTGTATGGTCGTATCATGCAGAGTATCGCTGAGTTGGATACCCTCTAGTTCTTTTTTGGTCttaatatatttgaaaaacaatattGTAATCAACCCAAAAATAACTATTAATAACAAGCTCGAAAAACAAAAGGCGACAACATGGACCACTaataatttggaaattgtATATCGTACATCTGATGGCAAAACAATACCGCCAGTTCCAAAAGAATCCTCATTGTCGTATGCATAAAAGGTGCTATTGGTAGATGGATATCCTATACTTGGTTTGGAACATATATGTCGTTCAACATTACATATCCCAAACACTCCGAATTTGTAATTGTCATAATATGATAGATAAATATTCGCATCTGGTGGCGTAAAGGGGACCGCTATCACCGGTAGTAGCTGTATTACCCAACACACAaccaacaatatcaataatgcTATAAATGCTTTGAACATCTCATGGGGCTGGCTGGCATTGGTAGTTGTTTGTAAGTGTTGTTGATAGGCGCAGTTTTTCAATCTTTATCTGAAAACATcactgaaaaaaatatacaaTATGTGAGGCTTATTTTCTTGTGCTAGACACCAAgagatttattattatattcattgACGATAGTAAGTACTTTCATGTTTATTGATGTGCATAAACTTACATGGTACTTCTTAGTGTAAACATATATAGAGATGAAAGAGATGttataaacaatatcaagACCTTATTTAACTGTTTTTGTTCGATAAAGTAAAGCCTGAAGAAATTATCAGACTTTCACTAATAAGCTACTGTATCAATTGTTTGCCATTCCcaaatatttattcaatttggGTTTAAACGCTACTATCAAATATACGCCCTGCTATCTGATTAGTTGGTTATAATATTCAGCCAGTTTAATGCATCTAATACGAGCATTGTCAGCCCTAccgagaaaaaaaaaatagtcaCACTTTATATATTCTTCTCCTcttaatttatataatatttaCCACCAACTCCTccaagaatttgaattccATACTTTCATGTTTAGTTGTCCAATACTATTCCAAGGTGAAACACTCTAGCAAATGTATTTAGGGTTGgtgttatcattatttgtttcACAGATTTTGCATCAAGTAAGCGCTCATCCTATCAACAGTGATAATTCAGTTTTCATAGATAACCGCGACCCCACCACGCCAATTGACCCTGAGATCTATTCCAATCTATACACATATGCACATTTAATCGATATATCATATTGTATTTCTGAAGTTAACAGGATTGAGGAGCCATTTAAATGCAACTTGAATTGTGAAAAGAGATTCCCAAACATTTCCT
This window harbors:
- a CDS encoding pH-response regulator protein, putative (Similar to S. cerevisiae RIM9) — its product is MFKAFIALLILLVVCWVIQLLPVIAVPFTPPDANIYLSYYDNYKFGVFGICNVERHICSKPSIGYPSTNSTFYAYDNEDSFGTGGIVLPSDVRYTISKLLVVHVVAFCFSSLLLIVIFGLITILFFKYIKTKKELEGIQLSDTSHDTTIQTEEEENNDNANNNNQGASLTINKTIFDLTPFLNLMLVFTFFSVLTTLLAFLADILLFTPNLSYLGWLQLIPIVSMALVTSMLCFIKRSISSRKFFESEYRYANDDMRIMRKTYVDDFWNDNASDDGFYVYTDGFYTRNGDDVQQPTSNTAGSLLSEHNDDSIVAPRDFISNDDSRRGSSPHEFIELQNLRPT